A window of the Oncorhynchus keta strain PuntledgeMale-10-30-2019 unplaced genomic scaffold, Oket_V2 Un_contig_9092_pilon_pilon, whole genome shotgun sequence genome harbors these coding sequences:
- the LOC118380250 gene encoding transmembrane protein 41A-A-like produces MRSIVGLIVVITAATFYLYILSSYLPTGPRQLPPKATEDEETSDIDTNKDSGEFKEHRLKFPSDLVELRELAELLQFYKTEHTGYLLLLFCSAYLYKQSFAIPGSSFLNILAGALFGPWQGLVLACVLTTVGSTMCYLLSQAFGKRYITNLFPGQVSMLQRKVEENQSCLFFFLLFLRFFPMTPNWFLNMSAPIVNIPVTFFFFSVFIGLIPYNFICVQTGSMLSELSSLDDLFSWGKVLRLLGIACVALVPGTLIRHYSQTHLKLDGLAESNGVNKKTQ; encoded by the exons ATGCGGTCAATTGTGGGTTTAATTGTTGTAATTACCGCCGCTACTTTCTATCTGTACATTCTGTCTTCTTACCTTCCGACCGGACCGCGACAACTCCCACCCAAAGCGACGGAGGACGAAGAAACGTCTGACATCGACACTAACAAGGACAGTGGAGAATTCAAAGAACACAG GCTGAAGTTCCCCTCAGACCTGGTCGAGCTGAGGGAACTGGCTGAGCTGCTCCAGTTCTACAAGACAGAACACACTGGATACCTTCTGCTTCTCTTCTGTAGCGCCTATCTCTACAAGCAGTCCTTCGCCATTCCTGGCTCCTCCTTCCTG AACATTCTAGCAGGTGCTCTGTTTGGCCCATGGCAGGGCTTGGTACTAGCCTGTGTTCTGACCACTGTGGGCTCCACCATGTGTTACCTCCTCTCCCAGGCCTTCGGTAAGCGCTACATCACAAACCTCTTCCCTGGCCAGGTCTCCATGCTGCAGAGGAAG GTGGAAGAGAACCAGTCCTGtctgttcttcttcctcctcttcctcaggttCTTCCCCATGACTCCTAACTGGTTCCTCAACATGTCCGCCCCCATCGTCAACATCCCTGTcacattcttcttcttctccgtCTTCATCG GCCTGATCCCATATAACTTCATCTGTGTCCAGACGGGCTCCATGCTGTCTGAGTTGTCCTCTCTGGATGACCTGTTCTCCTGGGGCAAAGTGCTACGGCTGCTGGGCATAGCCTGTGTGGCTCTGGTCCCCGGGACCCTCATCAGACACTACAGCCAGACACACCTCAAACTGGACGGCCTGGCGGAGAGCAATGGAGTCAACAAGAAGACTCAGTGA